The following proteins come from a genomic window of Candidatus Rokuibacteriota bacterium:
- a CDS encoding type II toxin-antitoxin system RelE/ParE family toxin, whose amino-acid sequence MAPSLVRFHPEARAEVLAARDWYAARNQTAADRFVAEVEQAVEAILEAPDRRPRYLHRTRRYVLPRFPFSIIYRPHGSAVHIFAVAHAKRRPGYWKERRF is encoded by the coding sequence GTGGCTCCAAGCCTCGTTAGGTTTCACCCCGAGGCCCGGGCCGAGGTCCTCGCTGCGCGAGACTGGTATGCGGCTCGTAACCAGACCGCGGCCGACCGATTCGTCGCCGAGGTCGAGCAGGCAGTCGAGGCAATCCTCGAGGCGCCGGACCGCCGGCCCCGCTATCTCCACCGCACCCGGCGATACGTGCTGCCGCGCTTTCCCTTCAGCATCATCTATCGACCGCATGGATCCGCCGTCCACATCTTCGCGGTCGCTCACGCCAAGAGGCGTCCCGGCTACTGGAAGGAGCGGCGGTTCTGA
- a CDS encoding tetratricopeptide repeat protein, with amino-acid sequence MAYHNMGYAYLNLRKLKEAEEAFRLAIQLEPKRSAPHYWLGVVLVEQGRRDEAKASLRAARDLDPGSIIGRSAVEVLKTIGDGG; translated from the coding sequence GTGGCCTACCACAACATGGGCTATGCCTATCTCAACCTGCGCAAGCTCAAGGAGGCCGAGGAGGCCTTCCGCCTGGCCATACAGCTCGAGCCGAAGCGCTCGGCGCCGCATTACTGGCTCGGGGTCGTCCTCGTCGAGCAGGGCAGGAGGGACGAGGCCAAGGCCTCGCTCAGAGCCGCCCGCGACCTGGATCCCGGCTCGATCATCGGCCGCTCCGCGGTGGAGGTCCTCAAGACCATCGGAGATGGTGGCTAA